CATTGTTCGCGAAAACGCGGCTTCGGCGAATTAGCTGGCTGTTCGCGTCGAGATCCCGGGTTATCGCGTATCCTGTTCCTGGTTACCTGGACCTGCATGCCTCTTTCGGGGTGTCGAAAGTTTCGTTTATCAGCTGCTTTTCTCGTGTCGTCGTTAtccttcctctcttcctttctcacCGTTTACATACGTGTACCTGTCTCTTCTAAAGAGAAACTTTAGTCGAACACGTTTCGAAGCACGTTTAAAGGCGCGATCGATGCAAATGACAGTTCACGGGCGGTAgtgagattttttaaattggaaatgCGACTGTCGgtcgttaattattattgagcGAACGCTTCGCGTGCGAAAAAACATCGATCGACGTGTCATTGATTGACGTTGCACAGCGCGACGCGACGACCAGCCAGGTGCTCGAATGATATATCGCGATAGATTAACCCTTTCACAAGCGATCCGCGTTCTCCTTGACGAATCCATGTTAGCCATGTCCATGTAGATGGATAATTGCATCCAGGTAAGAAATCATCGAGGAAAAAGGTCGTATTAAATTGTTCCCTTTTTTGTCGTTTTTATCTTAATGctgttcaatttatttaagCTGCAATCTAGCGatgtgtaataatatttttatgttcagATAGATAGTTGTTCAGAGGAAATTAACGGTATTTTCGTGTCTCTTATCTATTATTGAAACGAGTTCCAGAGTTATGAAATATCTATGTACTCCacgcgataataaaatatttggtgTCGTTCAAGTATTTTCAAGTATATTCATAGTTTCTAATTTATAGTTTTCATGCGTTAAAAAAATCGAACCTACGTAGATAActgttttgttaaatattacaaactaCGGTACATTTTCATCCTCTGCATTTTTAAACCTTCTTTTTCGTGAATCCATAAAAATCGACAGTCTGCTCATTACGTATGTATGTTATGTTAATGAATAGTTTCTCTAAGTGCTTCTGCAATAAATCTTCATAGTACATGAATGTCAAGGAAAGAAACTCGAAACAAGAAACACGGAGTTACCCGCTTCTTCAGCTTCTGAAGGATCGCCGAATAAAATCTGACCGAGTCATCAATTACTTTTATCTAGAAACGAAACACGCTTTCGTCAGCGGTTTCTCTCATTTCTTTCTCCTAACCGTTCACcgttttttctatttcaagcaacgacgacgacgatgatccTCGTGAACCCACCCCTCCAACCAGACGACTTTTTCTTCGACACCCGAGGCGTCGGTTGTGAGACGCCCGCGAAAAATGGTCGCGCGTTCAGGTActtcattaatatttcatttcgttgcTTATCGTTACCGCGGAGCCGCGCCGCGGAGGCGCGCCCCAGGGCATCGTTACTCCCTCCAAGCGAGCATACAAGGCGAACGAAAAGGTGGAGGGCGAGAAAGGCCGAGGGAAAGGGCCagggaaaagaaggaaagacaAATATAGAGCGGCGGAACGAACGAGAAGCTACCCCGACTCGAGGCCGTGCTGCACTTTATTACATCGAAAGACGAAATGCAGCAGCGCCGGTAGTTTCTTCGCCCTGCAGAAACAGGGACAAACTTTCCGCGCTCTCCTAATCGTAATCCTCGTTACCATCTCTTGTAAAATGACGAGCTCGCTGTCCCTTATCCATCTTTCGCGAACTACATTTCCTCCATCCTTTATGGAACTTCTCTACTCTGAATTGGTGAGGTCAGATCGCTGATAAATAAGCGATGAGTAAAAAGTTCATCAGAAGTTTGACTAACAACTGGAAAGCCGATCTCGTAATTTAAGGATACCAAACGTAAGATTTCcaatgtgaaaaatttcatgcGAATAATATTCTGATAGTAACAATGGTAAACGTGTGGAAGAGAGTATATCATATGATCCGCGTCACGCTGGTTAAGGGTTAAACTAGATGGAACGTAGAGCATTTCCTCTAGATTACCTTGTTCGTATATTTAGATTTCTGTCAGTATACGCAATGAGTTTTCCGTTTTGCCATAATTATAGAGAAATCTAGATACAAAAGAATATACTCACAATTAACAAAATCATCAAAATTATCAAAGTCCATACAAAATTACACCATAATCAACGATCTACCTCTATAACTTATCCACTgttacagaattttttaacaatttctaaaaaaaaaaaaaaaaaaaaaaaaaaataaggtGGCTCAAGACTCGGAATCTGTTTccgtaataaaaagaatcagGTTTCTCTATAGTGTGAGGAGACTGCGAACGTACGTGGTTAAAACGATGAAACACGAGCCGCGATACTATTGGTAAGAGGTATAGCGTAGCAGGGACTGAAAGTGCGATACGAGAAAGGGCTGAGGAACGAGGGCGACAGGCAGAGGGGAAGACGGAAGAGGACGAAGAAGGGAAGCAAGAGAAGAGGAGCCGTGGTCCGCCGTGAAGTCGCCGCGGGCTTCACGGAGCGTATTGTCTCGTTGAATGTCCGGAGGGCACCGTGAATCCCTCCACCTCGACGATGCCCTCCGCCCTTCACCCTTTCTGCCCGCGGAGAGCCGCCAGGCGGAGGCGGGGGTGAAGAGGACGCACGAAGCTCGCCGCTATCTCCTCTCGTTTCCGTGCCCGCAGCGGAACGACCGTTGCTCCGCTGTACTTCGTGGTGGGGTACACCTCCGCGTCTACCCTCGGGGGCATCTTCCACACAACGCAGGGGGGCCAGGGGGCGAGGCGGGGgcctccttcttcttctacgCTGCATGATTCCGCGCCTTCGCCCCCGGGCTAACCGAAACGGCTCTTACGTGTGTATATGTAAGTACACGTACCAACGTACTGGCATCTGCCTGCAGCGCTCCGGGCAAGGTGTACTTCTTCTTCATCATCTTCCTCttcgtcgtcctcgtcctcgtcctcgtctcGTCTCTCTTCCCGTTTCTCTACTTACCTTCGTCTCTTCGCGTTCGTCTTGATAATTCCAACTTCTTCGCGTCATTTTGTGGTTCGTGGGAGGGAACGCGTTATGAGGACGTATTTTGGGTCTGGTGATTTGGAGATCCGCGATTAGTTACAGGAAAATTTTGGAGAAGATTTATAGAGTTCGAGGAATTGATGTTTCGTAGATGATATTGGATCGAGGATGAAGTCGTTTCGAGCGAATGTGAAAAGTTTGTCATAAGCGATCATTGTTCTGTGATTTAGACTTTGCTGGAGTCATGTAACGTAGAAATCAGGATTTGTTCCTAAAGCATCGTTTCTTATAGAACATTTAAAACGATACCAAGTCCAAATTACCTATTCTTTTACAGTAATccaaaataaacattatactATTGCTTAACTGTGGATGTTCCTACTTACTAAAAGATCCAACCAGTATCTATgagtattttacatattttcgcctattatgtgcattctatACGTTTTTGTACCTTAGAATTTTTACATGAAAACTCGCCATCTACTCATTACCAACTAAAGCATTGCTACCATCATGATAATATGGTACACATTTCCGCTTCCTGATGAATGAAATGCACTCTTCTTAGAAGAAGCACCACTTCTAACGTAGTAGATCATCGATGTACCAATCTGTTTCTTCCTCGCAATTTCTTTGCTATCTGtcatttaattctattttatcgaaacgagGATGTTTCTCTCGTTACCTTCCGGAGAATTTCTCGGTCTCGTCCGTGGCGTGTTTCTATATTTAGTGTCACATGTTCCTCGTGCTTCGCCTCGGGCGAAGGtacctcttctttctttcttcttcatctctTTTTCGATCGTAGATGAAGAATACATCTTAGCATTCAAATGATCTTTCGTTTTAGACGCCaacactttataacgttaattcGCATTAACGAAGGCGTCACCGTTCCATGGTTTCTTATCTCGCGAACAAAGATGGCCAACGATAGGAGAAGCCTCTGGcgtcttctgtttctcttctgCACACGATTCTCCGAGTAACTCCTCGAGGGCTGACCAACACGACTCTAAATCTCCTGTGCGTGCGTTTCTGCACCATCAAATGTCCTGCCTGCATTGCCTGCAGCTACGCGTACCCCTCCTATccatttcttatttcttcctGCTTCTCTTTACTCTCTTGCGCGTCCTTCCTGTTTCTTTTCAGTACCTCGCTGTCCCTCGCGCTGGATTTATATCGACGCGATTATTGTGCAACGATACGATGTATGATAATCATTTTgtggaaatatattaatatctgttggttttttgaaatttgtttatttcttatgGTCTTTTAagtttaacattatttaagttctcatattttataatctgttttctttcgtttcgtggCATTAAACAatgcttttcaatttatcgataattaccGATCTCGTGAATAAGATGATAAAGGCAAATTAATTAGTAGGAAGAGATAAAAAGAGTCCTGCCCGAGTGATTGTTCCATACTCTCAACGGtgattcattttcttcgtgaaatGTAGACATTGATCACAGATAATAACTTCACAACCGGAAATATCGGTCAaggatattatattattgtctGCTACTTTATCAGAAAAATACGATCAATAACGCGATAAACGTTCATTGCCCCAGTGCCTTATCCTACGTAGCATAAaaagctatatatatatagacacACACCCTATGTCCTTGTCATATCTTTAATGATCTAATTATAGAACTCTCTTACGCAAACAACTATAAATCGTAGCCATTGACTGGCGATAATAGGTGAAAAGTTTCTAGAGTAAAAGGGTAAATTCCACATTGTCTGTCagatacgaatattttattataaatacttttcctCCTCGTGACCATGTAGCATTTTACATGTTATAGTCTCCTCTCGGCGTTGAAACGAATGCATCGAGTCACCGCGAACATTCACGACGTATGGAGGAGCCAACGTTTTCACATTTGCACTAATTTCACGCGAACGAGTGCCACATCTGTGCGACAGGCCGCGTATTCGCAATTATCACGCGGTGTACgccatttttcattcgttataCGGGCTTAGCCCACACGCCACGCATTTACCGTTGTAATTGTAAAACCAATTAAGTCGGTTTTCTACCGTTCTACGGAACAGATGCGTCACATCGCGTGATATTACGTTCGCATCAGATACGAGCCGCAGCTGATGTCGAAACTAATCGCTTACATTAACACTACGATCCAGACGTTGGACAGGCCTTTTGTTGTTGCCTGTTTTTCCCCTCCGGATCGATTAAACTAACGTGCAGCAGACTTTGTCAGCTGGACAATCGACCGCTGATTGACGCAGTAACTGGTTACAGAAGTCCAAGCATTCGCCTCCGAAGTGCCGGCAATGAGACCTATATTCCGATTTCACTGTGAACAGAAATTGTCTCTTTCATACAGTGGAACAGGATGTAGAAATTGTAGGAGAATTGATCGTTTGATAACGGATTGGTTTTTTGTCGAGTCGATACTACTTTGGACATGCCAATGAGGAGTTTCTAGAAACTACCGGTTGAAATCATAAATAAGAGGTCGTACATATTTATGCGTGACAgtgataaagaaattttttatgatatgaTATAGCTGCCAAGGTGTTGTAGACAGAAAAATTCGACGGAGATCATACGAGAAAAGTGacatttttctcatttattgACGCGTATATcacaaaaattctatttctttctttttgtttgatCTAAGAATTAAATACGTGTTTATACATCGacctaaatattttatagactCTAAACtttaacagaatatttttcttctcatttatgttatatcaaaatgcccctttttattcagaaaataGCATCATAATCAGAAAATTAACAACAAACATTgacaaaaaatttatatctctatACTGTGTCCTTAAAATTCACGTGGAACACGATAATGcgtattggaaattttcttattttgtatCGTATTGTCCGATGAATTACgcttttaaatatcgaatgaagAAATAGTCAAAGAAAACATTAGACGGAGCAGAAGAACAAATTGAATGAATACTAAAGAGGAATAAAGTTGAAAGAACCGATTGGATGTAGTAGGCTAGCGACATGTTTCGTGAAAGTGCGGACACAGTGACGCATGAATTAACTCGTCGACGTGTTCGTTCGAAATTCACGGCGCGCAAAAGTGAATCTCGAGAGTATTCGATTTGGCACAGTAGAAATTATGGTGTTGCGTGTGTGCCGTACCGGCGAGCGTGAAATTGCTATATCCAGTTGTAACGCACGGTTACGTTATCGTTACTGCCTCATAATTACCATCGGTCTTCTGTGTGTATTTTATACCGTGACGGGAATAAACGAAAGCGTGCCGTTTCCATACCAGCTCGCGGACATCAATAAAGAACTCGTGCAAACGATGGAAATACGTAAATTACGCTTCAAACTAACCTAACGTCAAACTCCTTTCACGAACTGCTTATTAGTAACCAACcgagaaaatgaatattcttgTTTCTCTTATAGTTATTGCATTTAGGTACGAAAATTCTAGATAATCgacgatataataatttattacctcGTTCAAGTCTAATTGAAGAGATTCCTGGAAAAAGGTCCCATAAGACGAAACAGTGACTCGAATTTTGATCGGATTAGAAGTATTAATTCTAGTTTGCTAATATCAGCTAAGTTTCCaccgataattataattgctgTTAAAGAACcttgttctttttatatttgtatagtGAAGAAGATCTTCATAAAACAATTCAGCTATCGAGTTAGAAAACAGGCTCATAGAAAACATTTATCAGGAAATTCGAACaaattttgctttatttagtatatttaattatgaagTACATGTGACGTGAACGAAGtaacagatttataataaaataactagtTCTGTAGACACCTTTTTCAGAAAGTTCCTCAACTATTCCATTTAAAAACCATATTAGATCAAATAATACACTTACCCACGCTGCAACACGAGTCACTTAATTGTGGACACGTACTACCAACTATGAAATCGGCACATTTCGTCGATTCAAGGCAATTCTCTTCAGGACATATACTGTTTGCGGTTGTATACTCTGGAAATAGAACATTAGCATTATCAGCTTATCATCGTTGAGGATCTTTAAGTAATCGGTTGGACATCGTGCGACGAAATTTTGTACGATCGACAGAAGAGTTTCGATGGAACATGAGGTCGGTGAAGCGAATGAAACTGTGGAAGGGTTGAGGCGGGCTCACTGGggcgaatatttcaatttaccaAGACGTTGCTGTGTCGCGGTAAAGAAAGCCACTCGTTCTTCGTCCCATCAAAGGGAAGTTTGTAGCTATTTATGGGTCTTGTATGTCGCCACAATGTAAAATCACAGTTAAACATCGAACGAAAAAGATCGAAGATACTACGAgtgaataatttgataaaattcacAATTATTCAGATACttatattcaatttaagaACAGATTGCTTCTATTATCTTCCAAGTGTTTAGATTATAGCGTTGAATTAAAGTGGCTAGTATGAGAAGCGAATTACCTTGATTTCTCCTACCGTTTGCAAAAGAATATCCGCGTGACGAAGCGAGTGAAAACTCTTTATAAACTCGAGTCTCTTCGTTGATCTTAAGGTCATTCACTTTTGTAGAATTGTTACCATCTTTCAGGCATTGATATAAGAaacatttactttttaatatgtacattgcaaacatttattagatttataaAACCATGCGATAGTTTACTTATTCGAATCCATCACCAAAATATTGGTTAACGCTATAACTATCAACCTGTGTTGTgagtaatgtaaatatatttatttaacatagtataatggaaataaataaaccgatataactatataaaaataaataacagatatatatatataattatattgtatataaatatacacgcatggataataataattaaagtagtacaatagaaataaatagatataaatataattatataatgaaggtaataaatatacatagtcATATTTTTACCTCAGTAATTACAAAAGCGAAAAATCTGAATACTATTATTTTGACGAATCTggtagttctagcgttaagTTAATCGATTTGATCGTTAGATCTCTGTTTCCTTACCGATGAAGAGCAGAAGGGTGGCCACAAGGGCGACGAGAAAAACAGACGGGCAGAGTTTCATGTTGTTGATGATGTGTCGAGGAACGCGTGCCTCTTTGACAGTCGACGATTCAATGGTCTCACTTTCCCGGGTCGAGCATTATATAAACGTAAGCGACCAACGTTACGCGACACGTATACACTCGCACACAGGCGGTCGCCCGCCCATTTCGTCGTCGTGCATTTCATTATCTCTCCGAGACCAATGTACGAACACGTTGTTAGTTCTGTCTTGAAGCAGTTCGATCGATCAGTGACGGTGATTTCCGGAGTGAAGCTTCGCTTCCCCTCGCGAGTAAACAATTGACGCACGTACAGCTTGTTAGGCATGTTGACGACTGGATTAATGTTTAATCTGTGACATCCGTGCAATATCGAacgtttccattttattcatttttgccTACCATAGAGAGGAGAAGTATCGAAGATTTTTTTCTACGACATTGAAGATAACTCTTGGAGAGTATGTgtttttagatttatatactattttttagattttgcTATAGATAACGAGTAATTTCTTCCTGCCTTTCCttctcgttaaaataaatatcaaagataaCAAACTGAGATCTTTGCATAGATCTTTAGTATCCATGTAACCgcagatttttaatttctatccgTTTCAAGGTTTCGTTTTGCAACTGTAGATTTTCAATATGTAAAGTGATTATTTTCTGAAGATTTTGTTTTTTGAGATTTTTGTATCAATTCTAGAATACATATGACCACAGATCTCCGTCTTCcctatgttttttaatttctattttttatttcctccgcatatataaaatttcatatatgaaTGTAGGTGCGATAAAGTATGTTAGAGCGGTATTGATCCCCAAACTACGCTCGTTATAGCATCTATTCGTAGCATCTATAACATACATTTTTGAGTAGATTAATATAAGTATAAGCACACGTTATTAGGAACAATTCGTCTTAGGCCCACAGTTAGAAGCATGGTTACAGCTAGTACAACGATTTAAGCAGtggaaaagtataatttaaataaataatttcgcatAGTCATTTAACGTTTACTCTTTACTATCGTAACGAAGGTGGAGTGGAAAAATCGGCAGAACGGCCAATCTTCCTTCCTATTCGTTGTAGCGTCCTTGCACGTTATAGCATTCTGATCTTAGTCATAAAAATTGCTcgttactacgttatagcgtacctcaccgtatacaaattttcatcggaAAGATTAAAAACGCTAATGCGTCACTGGGAGCACGTCTCAAAGTTTTTACCAGCTCCCATAAAATTGTCGTTAATTTTCCGAAGCGGGTCGGTTATGATCGAGTCTGATCCATGCACTTCGTCGGGAGAAGATTAATGAGCCTCCTGTCGACGCAGAGCAATGTTATCCGAATTGTGTCGATAAAAGGTTTACCGATGATTTATGACCGATCCCTTTCGTTTAATGGAACCACCTCGAAGATTCGAAAACTTTGGTCATACCTGGCCGAGCGACGATTGTTCCGGCAACCTTTTTAGATAGCGAGACTGTAGTAGCCGTTGGTGGTCGAAACTTTACTTAAAGGACACCACTTTGCCACTGGCGAGAGAATGTTTCGTGTTCAGATACCCGTTTAAATGACTCAAGCCATTCTCGATGATTCGATCTGGACGTCTTAAGTGACCTTTCATGGAAGTACACATCCGTTTATCGAGGCTTTTATGAGCATTCGGTAATATTCTTTTTGTCAGTgacattgaaattatatcgttaCCATACCAcgtaataacgataatttcaCCTCTGcgaattttatgaagaaatttaCACGTAGTTATCTTATTCCTTTTATGGAAGACAAATATTTCTCTCGAGATAAATAGCTAGAAGAAAAAATGCCGAATAATACGTATCTTTATCCGTGTTGTTTCGTGATATTATTCCAGGTATAGGGAATATTTCCAGGAACACGTTATTCTTAACGCGAACCTCATATTTCgtaagtaaatttcaatgacTTCACGGTGTCGTTTAAATTcaaggaaaaattgtttcttcggAAAGTTTTGGCGAACTAACGCGTTTGAGAGTCAATAAACTTTGAAGATTATTGAACGCGTTATTCACCGAGACAATCTTAGAATCTTATCAAAAAGCAATGTTGGGACTTATCTAATTTTACTGGATTTTACATGAGATTTCGAGACGCGTAAGTTTCTACTATTTACTTAATCTCGAGATAGTTGAGTCGTTTCCCGAAAGTATCGAGGCTCTATTTTTATCCGCCACAATTAAAAAAACGACATAGAAAACGTAAAgatagaaagtaaaaagaaaagaaaaagaaaacgcagTCACAGTCAGAAAGGAACACTCAGTACTTTATTGTTAATCATTTCAACGTATACTTGAATCCATCTTAAGAATTACAGAAAGGTGCGTGCAGAGGGGAACGTTTGAACGCCTCACTCCGTTTGGCACTTTACCAACAATTTTCCTGCGATAGTCAACGTTCTGCAACGATGTATTATTGACATTATCGTTACCATCGAACAGGTTGGTAGCATTGGTGGCGTTCAAACGTTCTGTTCGCGGTTCTCGGAATTCGAGGCGACGAAGAGCTCAGAATCGTTTGATCGATTCCTCTGGCAGCGTTACAGCGATTGTTTATGCCTCGTTTTCTCTCGTTGTCTCTCCTCTCTGCCCTTAAATGGTAAATCAAAGGAAGGAGCGTGATGATTATGCGTTTAGGTTTCTCGCGAAGAACAGAGTTTAGTCgggtttctttttttcgaatCTACGCCCGTTAAAGATGTGAGGTCTTTCTTTCGAACGGAAAGGAATACAATGGAACGATATAAGTACTTTGCTACGTACGACGGGCTTTCGAATGTACAAGTATAAGTCGGGAGGTTTGCGTTGCTGGTGGGCGCGTCGTGTCGCTTCGAGAAATAGTAGAATTTCTATAACGCGATATAATGCGATGATTAGGATCAGAGATTTATATAGAATAGTTATGTAAACGTGATCTTGGAAAATTTATGCTCTACCGCGTCTATtgttcgtataaattattaacacaTTGTGTACGCCAGGTAAACAATAGATTTACTGATTGATCGTTGTATAATTTACTCAGCTGTCTATACTGGGGTTAAATGAAGACAAGCAAACGACGCCACTTCTGTCGaagatttttaagaatattcagaacttaaaaaatgtaattcctGTACACAATGTATTAAGATCGGTGTAATTAATTCGTGTATAGCATAGTTTCTCCATTCGAGGGAAGTGAAGGAACACGATTGAACGTTTTTCGAAGGCACCAGCAGTCGCGAAAATTCCCAGCGTTTACCTAGCGTCAGTATCTAGTCTCGTATGTACAAGTGGATAGACTTATCGGTGCTTAGCATCGCGGTATACGCGTCTTCAGTGTTCAGAATACTGTACACGATATATAGCACTTTCATAGGAATTGAAGGACCGAGCTGACTAGAAAATATCGAGGCGACGTGTTCGTCGGGCGACCGGGCAAAAGTTCGCCGAGATTCCAGCGAagtcgttatttctttttttttcgtatttttatatctttttaagtTTTCAGTTTTGCCCGATCGATAGTCAGAGATAGAGATCGAGAACAGAAGAACCCTTTTCAAGGCTTCGCCTTGCTTCGCTTCAGAGATAGGAGTGCATCGCGAAAATTTCTCCTTCGATCATCTCTCTACGATCGAGAAAATCTCAAAATTCGGCGCGGCTCGTTCTCCACAGCATGCACTAAAACTAACGATTGTACACTTCCGTCGAGTCCCGACGTCGGGAGCTTTTAGTCGGCAAGAGGAGATTCATTGTCCGTTCTCTTGTATCACAGTTTAGTGGTATCGTTTATGCACCAGGTCGATAGTCCGCGATTACGTTTTTCAGGAACGTATAAATGTCTTTGAACGTCGGTCTCGAGGTCTCGTCCCTCCGCCAGCATGAGCACATCATCCTGTAGACTTCTTCCGGACACATCGTGGGCTTTGGAAGATATAtctgaaatgaaaatacagaTTTGTTAAAGAGGTTACTTATCCAATCTTCTAGCTTTTTTTTGCCGAATTAATACACTAAGAACCAATGAAGAATCAGTGAAATAATATGTTGAAGCGCAACGTTATTAAGAGACATAAATAGAACTCCATTACACGTATCAGAGAcacaaaaaatgtttgtaagaTTTAAAATCATGTTTATCATAGCATcgta
The DNA window shown above is from Bombus pyrosoma isolate SC7728 linkage group LG7, ASM1482585v1, whole genome shotgun sequence and carries:
- the LOC122569557 gene encoding uncharacterized protein LOC122569557, encoding MKLCPSVFLVALVATLLLFIEYTTANSICPEENCLESTKCADFIVGSTCPQLSDSCCSVVKSEYRSHCRHFGGECLDFCNQLLRQSAVDCPADKVCCTLV